CTCGACGCCGTCCGCGAGGCGTCGGCCGTCACCGGGATCGGCATGGCCGTGGTGATCGCGGCCAACCGGACGAGGCACCCGCTGGACGCGCGCACCCTGGCCCGGCTCGCCGCGCAGTACGTCGGCCGCGGGGTCGTCGGCTTCGGCCTGTCCAACGACGAACGGCGCGGGTCCACCACCGACTTCGCACCGGCCTTCCGGATCGCCGAGCGCGCGGGGCTGATGCTCGTGCCGCACGGCGGCGAGCTGGTCGGGCCGTCGTCCGTGCGCACCTGCCTCGACGACCTCCATGCCGACCGTCTCGGTCACGGGGTCCGTTCGGTCGAGGACCCCGACCTGCTGGCCCGGCTCGTGGACGCCGACGTCGCCCTGGAGATCTGCCCGGTGTCCAACGTCGCCCTGGGCGTCTACTCCGACCTCACCTCGGTCCCCCTCCCCGCACTGCTGGCTGCGGGCGCCACCGTCGCGCTGGGCGCCGACGACCCGTTGCTCTTCGGGTCCCGGCTGGCCGCGCAGTACGCCACGATGCGCGCCGCCCACGACCTGAGCGACGCCACCCTGGCCGACCTGGCCCGGATGTCGATCCGGGCGTCGCAGGCCCCGGAGCCGCTGCGGGACGACTGGTTGGCCGAGGTCGACGACTGGCTGTCGGCCGCTCCGACATCTGCCACGATGTCGCCATGAGCGACGAGGACCTGCCGCCCACGCACCGACCGTGGGGCGACGGCAGCGACCCCGCGAACGACGCGTCGCACCAGCCGCCGACGCCGCCCCCACCACCTCCACCCCCGCCCACCTCGCAGCAGGGGGCCCCCTTCGCACCACCGCCCAACCCCTACCCGCAGCCGGGCTCGTTCGACCAGTACGCCGCTCCCAACCCCTACGGCGCCTCGCCGTACGGCGGGTATCCCGGGGGGCCGGGATACCGGAGCACCCGTCGGCGAACACCGGCCTGGTCCTCGGCATCATCGGGCTGGTCGGGGTGCTGCTCTGCGGCGGGCTGACCCTGGTGCTCTCACCGTTCGCATGGGTGATCAGCGGCCGCGCGCTGCGCGAGATCGACGCCTCGCCGGATCGCTACAGCGGCCGCGAGAAGGCCAGTGCTGCCCGGATCATGGGCATCATCGGCACCGCCCTGCTGGTCCTGGGGGTGATCGCGCTCGTGGCGATCCTGGCGCTGGTGGTGGCAGTCGCGCCCACCGGCAGCGACAACGGGCCCACGCCGGTGCACGTGCGGGTGCACCACCGGGGCGTCAGCTCATAGCTCACAGCCGACCAGCACCGGCTCGTTGACCAGCCGGATCGCGAACCGGGCCTCGACACCGTCGCGGATCTCGCGGGCCAGGGCCAGCAGGTCCGCCGAGGTGGCGTCGCCGCGGTTGGTGAGTGCCAGCGTGTGCTTCGTCGACACGCGGGCCGGGCCTCGTCCGTATCCCTTGGCGAAGCCGGCGTGCTCGATCAGCCAGGCCGCACTGGTCTTCACCGAGCCGTCGGGCTGCGGCCAGGCGGGCGCGCCGTCGGGCACCCGGTCGGCGGCGACCACCGGGTTGGTGAAGAACGAGCCGGCGCTCCAGGTGTCGTGGTCGGCCGGGTCGAGCACCATGCCCTTGCCGGCACGCAGCCCCAGCACCGTACGACGTACGTCGTGCAGCGGCGCGCGCGTGCCCGGCTCGACGCCGAGGCTGGCGGCGAGCTCGGCGTAGGTCACGGGGGTACCCAGCGTGCCCTGCCGGAGCTGGAAGGTGACCTCGACGACGACGTGCCGGCCGGGGTCGGCCTTGAAGCGGCTGGTGCGGTAGCCGAAGCCGCAGTCGGCCGCCGCGAACGTCCGGAAGCCCCGGAGCCTGCGGTCCCAGACCCGGACCGACGCGATGGTCTGGGCGACCTCCTGGCCGTAGGCGCCGACGTTCTGGATCGGGGTTGCGCCGACCGAGCCGGGGATCCCCGAGAGCGCCTCGAGACCGAGCCAGCCGCGCTCGACCGCCGTGGCGACGAAGGCGTCCCAGCTCTCTCCCGCGGCGACGGTGACCACGGCCCCACCGCAGGTGGGTTCGTCGTCGGTGACATCGGATGCGATGCCCGTGGTGGCGACCTCGACCACCGTGCCGGCGAAGCCCTCGTCGGCCACCAGGAGGTTGCTGCCGCCGGCCAGGACCAGGACCGGCTCCGCGGCCTCGTCGGCACGGCGTACGGCGTCGACGAGCTCGGCCTCGGTGGTCGCCCGCACCCAGGACCGGGCGGGGCCGCCCACCCGCAGGGTGGTGTGGTCGGCGAGCCGCTCAGGCACGGACGACGGCCTTGGGCATGCCGAGTACCTTCTGGCCGGCGCAGGTCACGGTCAGGGTCACCGTCGTCAACCCGTCGTCGCCCGGCACCGCCGCGCCCTCGACGAGGACCTCGGCCCCGCCGTCCTCGGGGACGACGACCGGGTTGGTGAACTTGCAGCCGAAGGAGACCACCTCGGCCCCCGGGAACCACCCGGCCACCGCCCGCGCGGCCAGCGCCATCGTGTACATGCCGTGGGCTATCACGCCGGGCAGGCCGACGGCCAGGGCGACCTGCTCGTCCTGGTGGATCGGGTTGTGGTCGCCACTGGCCTCGGCGTAGCGGACCAGGTCGGCCCGGGTGACGGTGAAGGTCTGCGGCTCGAGGCTCATGCCTCACCCCGGTGGACCAGGGTCGCCGAGGTCGAGCAGACCAGGGCGCCGGAGGCGTCGGTGACCGCACTGACCGTGCCCAGGATGTCGTTGCCCCCGATCTGCCGGAGGCCGGCCACCGTGAGGGTGGCGGTCAGCACGTCGCCGGGAACGACGGGGCGCTCGTAGGCGAACCGCTGCTCGCCGTGGACGATCCGCCGCAGCTCGACCTGCTCGGCGTCCAGGAAGTCGTTCATCGCCGCGAACGCCACCACGATCGGGAAGGTCGCCGGCGCCGGGCCACCGTCGTACTCCCCACCCGTGGCGCTCACGAACGCGCGCACCGACTCCTCGGTGACGTGGTACGGCGGGGTGGGGGGGAACTCGCGACCCACCAGCGACTGGTCGATAGGCATGCGGGCGAATCTACCGATGGCCCGGCCGAACACGACGACGCCCGCCCGGCTGAGCCGGACGGGCGTGCGGTGGTGCTGGTTGCGACCAGCGAGGGTCAGCGGGTCTCGCGGTGCGGCGTGTGAGTGCGGCAACGCGGGCAGAACTTCTTCAGCTCCATGCGGTCCGGGTCGTTGCGGCGGTTCTTCTTGGTGATGTAGTTGCGCTCCTTGCACTCGGTGCACGCGAGCGTGATCTTGGGGCGAACGTCGGAGCTCTTGGCTGCCACGGGTATTCCTTCGGGTCGAAACTGCTGAGATCGATCTTGTGTAGCGGGGGCGGGACTCGAACCCGCGACACCACGATTATGAGCCGTGTGCTCTAACCACCTGAGCTACCCCGCCGGGGACCGGGGCCAGAACCCCACCCAGAGCCCCTTTACGGAATCGAACCGTAGACCTTCTCCTTACCATGGAGACGCTCTGCCGTCTGAGCTAAAGGGGCAACGACCGTGAAGGATACACAGGCGCGGACATGATCCCGAAATCGTCTCCGCCGCTCAGCTTCTACCGTCTCGAGGCGGTTTCCGGGCCCGGCCGGGAGCGGGTCACGTCGCTGCCGACGACGGCCGGCCCGTGGTCGCTCGAGGCCCAGCACGGGGGTCCGCCCGCGGCCCTGCTGGCCGGGGCGATCGAGGCGCTCGACCTCGGTGTCGTGGGTCGACTCACGCTCGACCTGCTGGGTCCGGTCCCGGTCGGTCCGCTCGAGGTCGCGGCGTCCGTCGTCCGACCGGGCAGGTCGGTGTCGCTGGCCCGCGCCGAGCTCCACGACGTGGCCCGGAACCGGCTCGTGGCAACCGCCTCGGCCTGGCTCTTCCCGCGTGGTGCAGGGCCGGTGGCGGCGGGACCGGCGCCCGCCCACTCGCCCGAGGACGGGTCGCCGCGGTCCCGGCCCGAGGGGTGGAGTCCGGGCTACCTCGACGCGGTCGAGTGGCGCTGGATCGACGGCGCGGTCGACGTCGACGGTCCCGGTGTCGTCTGGATGCGTCCTCCCACGCTCGTCGAGGGCCGGCCCACCTCGCCGCTCCAGCGGCTGATGGCCTGCGTCGACTCGGCATCCGGGGTGAGCGCCACCCTGGACGTGCGTGACTGGGCGTTCCTCAACACCGAGCTCACCGTGCACGTGCTCCGCGAGCCGGTCGGCGAGTGGATCTGCCTCGACGCCGTGACCGCCCTCGGCCCGGGGTCGGTCGGCATCGCCACGTCCACGGCGTACGACGCGCTGGGGCCGGTCGCGCGGTCGGCCCAGGCCCTGTTCGTCCAGCGCCGCTGAGATGGCGGCCGTGGTGGGTCCTGGATCAGGCTGATCCACCTCAGCCCCGGAGCGGGCGCGGAGGCGAGGCACCGTGATCCACCACGGCCGGCCGGACGCTAGATGTCGATCAGCACCTTGCCGACCGCACCCTGCTCGACGGCGTCGTGCGCATCGGCCGTGCGGTCCAGGGGGAAGCGGACCAGGGGCAGGCCGGCGTCATCCCCGACCTCGAGGACTCCCTCGGCGACGGCCGTGGCGACGTCCTCGGCAGCGGCTCGCAGGGCCGCGTCGCCGACGGTGTAGAGCAGCACGAACTGGATCCGGGCGTTGAGCCCCATGAACGACCGGAACGGCAGCGTCGCCTCCGTGCCACCGGTGTTGGCGTACGCCGCGACCGAGCCGCGGGTCTTCAGCACGGCACCGAGCAGGTCGACGTTCTGGATCAATGCCACCTCGACGACCAGGTCCACGCCTTCGGGAGCGATCCCGCGGATCGCTGCCGCCGGGTCACCGTCGGTGTAGCTCACGACGTGGTGGGCCCCGGCCGCTGTCGCCAGCCGTGCCTTGGCCTCGGTGCTGATCGTCGTGATCACCTCGGCGCCCGCCCAGCGCGCGAGCTGGATGGCGGCGTGGCCGACCGCGCCGGCTCCCCCGGTGACCAGCACGGTCCGACCTGACAGCGCACCGGGCGCGAGTCGCGTCGGGCCGTCCTCGTGCACGGTCAGGCAGCGGTGCGCGGTCATCGCCGGCACGCCGAGGCTGGCGCCCACGTCGTACGACGCGGAGTCGGGCAGGCGGACCGCGAGGGCCTCGGGCACCACGGCGTACTCCGCGGCGGTGCCGATCGGCCGCCCGTGCTGCGCGAGGTACACCCAGACCCGGTCGCCTGCGGCGAGCCCGCTCACCCCGTCGCCGACGGCGTCCACGACCCCCGCGCCGTCCTGGCCGGGGACGACGGCGTCGAACGGCAGGTCCCGCGGGCCGGTGAGCCCGGCCCGGGCCTTCCAGTCGGTCGGGTTGACCCCCGCGACGACGACCCGCACCCGGACCT
This genomic window from Nocardioides cynanchi contains:
- a CDS encoding adenosine deaminase is translated as MGGLDSARPPNRGRPPSGEPRDVRTLPKAHLHLHFTGSMRHATLLELAERDGIVLPDSLVTEWPPELSAADEKGWFRFQRLYDVARSVLRTEDDVRRLVVEAAEDDVRDGGRWLEIQVDPSGYAARFGGITAFTDLVLDAVREASAVTGIGMAVVIAANRTRHPLDARTLARLAAQYVGRGVVGFGLSNDERRGSTTDFAPAFRIAERAGLMLVPHGGELVGPSSVRTCLDDLHADRLGHGVRSVEDPDLLARLVDADVALEICPVSNVALGVYSDLTSVPLPALLAAGATVALGADDPLLFGSRLAAQYATMRAAHDLSDATLADLARMSIRASQAPEPLRDDWLAEVDDWLSAAPTSATMSP
- a CDS encoding UDP-N-acetylmuramate dehydrogenase; its protein translation is MPERLADHTTLRVGGPARSWVRATTEAELVDAVRRADEAAEPVLVLAGGSNLLVADEGFAGTVVEVATTGIASDVTDDEPTCGGAVVTVAAGESWDAFVATAVERGWLGLEALSGIPGSVGATPIQNVGAYGQEVAQTIASVRVWDRRLRGFRTFAAADCGFGYRTSRFKADPGRHVVVEVTFQLRQGTLGTPVTYAELAASLGVEPGTRAPLHDVRRTVLGLRAGKGMVLDPADHDTWSAGSFFTNPVVAADRVPDGAPAWPQPDGSVKTSAAWLIEHAGFAKGYGRGPARVSTKHTLALTNRGDATSADLLALAREIRDGVEARFAIRLVNEPVLVGCEL
- a CDS encoding MaoC/PaaZ C-terminal domain-containing protein, which produces MSLEPQTFTVTRADLVRYAEASGDHNPIHQDEQVALAVGLPGVIAHGMYTMALAARAVAGWFPGAEVVSFGCKFTNPVVVPEDGGAEVLVEGAAVPGDDGLTTVTLTVTCAGQKVLGMPKAVVRA
- a CDS encoding FAS1-like dehydratase domain-containing protein; this translates as MPIDQSLVGREFPPTPPYHVTEESVRAFVSATGGEYDGGPAPATFPIVVAFAAMNDFLDAEQVELRRIVHGEQRFAYERPVVPGDVLTATLTVAGLRQIGGNDILGTVSAVTDASGALVCSTSATLVHRGEA
- the rpmG gene encoding 50S ribosomal protein L33, producing the protein MAAKSSDVRPKITLACTECKERNYITKKNRRNDPDRMELKKFCPRCRTHTPHRETR
- a CDS encoding thioesterase family protein; this translates as MIPKSSPPLSFYRLEAVSGPGRERVTSLPTTAGPWSLEAQHGGPPAALLAGAIEALDLGVVGRLTLDLLGPVPVGPLEVAASVVRPGRSVSLARAELHDVARNRLVATASAWLFPRGAGPVAAGPAPAHSPEDGSPRSRPEGWSPGYLDAVEWRWIDGAVDVDGPGVVWMRPPTLVEGRPTSPLQRLMACVDSASGVSATLDVRDWAFLNTELTVHVLREPVGEWICLDAVTALGPGSVGIATSTAYDALGPVARSAQALFVQRR
- a CDS encoding NADPH:quinone reductase, producing the protein MRAVAYRTTGDSSVLEPTDLPIPEPGPGEVRVRVVVAGVNPTDWKARAGLTGPRDLPFDAVVPGQDGAGVVDAVGDGVSGLAAGDRVWVYLAQHGRPIGTAAEYAVVPEALAVRLPDSASYDVGASLGVPAMTAHRCLTVHEDGPTRLAPGALSGRTVLVTGGAGAVGHAAIQLARWAGAEVITTISTEAKARLATAAGAHHVVSYTDGDPAAAIRGIAPEGVDLVVEVALIQNVDLLGAVLKTRGSVAAYANTGGTEATLPFRSFMGLNARIQFVLLYTVGDAALRAAAEDVATAVAEGVLEVGDDAGLPLVRFPLDRTADAHDAVEQGAVGKVLIDI